CCCCTTACAACGCCGACGGCTTCATCGTGGCCACGCCCACCGGGTCCACCGCCTACGCCCTGTCCGCCGGCGGCCCCATCGTGACGCCCACCAGCCGGAACCTGGTGCTGGCGCCCATCTGCCCCCACACCCTCACCCACCGCCCCATCGTCCTGGACGGTTCCGAGCCGGTCCGCGTCCGCCTGCTGGCGGGCGAGGACGTCATGATGACCGTCGATGGCCAGGTGGGGTGCCCCATGGTCCCCGGCGACGTGGCGGAGGTGGCCGCCTCGCCCCACGACGCCCGCCTCGTGATGCCCGAAACCCAGAGCTTCTTCGACGTGCTGCGCCGGAAACTGAAGTGGGGGGAGCGCTGACCCGACCGCCTGCTCCGGGTATCCTTCAGACCCGTGGGAGAAAGACGTTCCTGCGAAGTTCCCCCGGTTGACAGCCGGCCGCCGGCGGGGTAGACTTCGCCCTTGCCGAAGGGCTCGAAAGAGGAGGGTTACGGTACATGGACATTCTGAAGGCCGTCGGAAACACCTCGATGGTCCGGCTTCGCAGGGTCGTCCCGCCCGGCTGCGCGGACATCGTCGTCAAACTCGAGGGGGAGAACCCCACCGGCAGCATGAAGGACCGGATGGCTTCTTCCGTGATCGCGGCGGCCGAGGCGGACGGCCGTCTGAAACCCGGGGGCGCCGTGGTGGAGTACACGGGCGGCAGCACGGGGACGTCGCTGGCCTTCGTCTGCGCGGCCCGGGGCTACCGCATCCGCATCGTCACCTCGGAGGCGTTCAGCCGGGAGAAGCGGGACCATATGGCCGCCCTGGGCGCTGAACTGACGTTGGTCCCGAGCGAGGGGGGTCTCACCACCAAAAAGCTGATCCTGGACATGATCGAGGCCGCCCGCGTCCTGAGCCGGGAGCCGGGAACCTACTGGACGGACCAGCTCAACAACCGCGACAGCATCGCCGGCTACCACCCGCTGGGCGAGGAGATCTGGGAGCAGACGGGCGGTGCGGTGGACGCCTTCGTCCACTGCGTGGGGACGTCGGCGTCCCTGCGCGGCGTGGCCACCGTGCTGAAGCGGCACAGGCCGGGCGTCCGGGTCGTCGCCGTCGAGCCCGCGGAGTCCGCCGTGCTGGGCGGGGGGCAGCCCGGCCCCCACAAGATCGAGGGCGTCGGGATCGGCTACACGCCGCCGCTGTGGGAGCCCTCCCTGGTGGACGACGTCCTGCCGGTGACGACGGCCGACGCCAAGGCGATGGCACGGCGCCTCGCCCGGGAGGAGGCCCTCTTCGCGGGGACGTCCACCGGCGCCAACGTCCTCGCGGCGATCCGGCTCGCCGAGCGGCTCGGGCCGGGACGGACGGTGGTCACCCTGGCGGGAGACTCCGGCCTCAAATACCTCAGCACCGACGTCTACAAAACCCCTTGACCCCCCCCGCGTTCGTACGCGTCGTCCCGACGCGGATCCCCCCCCCTGTTCGTACGCGTCGTCCCGACGCGGATCCCCCCCGCCTGTTCGTACGCGTCGTCCCGACGCGGACCATAACCCTCCCCCCTTCACCCGTCTCCCCCCCTCTCGCGAACAACGCCCCCCCCGGCAGGCCATCACGAAGGCGGGAAACAAAAAAGCCTTTGCAAGTTACTGCAAAGGCTTGGTTAAGTGGCGGGGTCGACGAGACTCGAACTCGCGACCTCCGGCGTGACAGGCCGGCGTTCTAACCGACTGAACTACGACCCCGCCCGGGTATCCAACCGCCCCGGCCTTTCCGATCCCTCCCAAACAACACCGGCGACGGCTAAAACTCAAAAGATCGTTTCCTGGTGGGCGGTACAAGGCTCGAACTTGTGACCCCCGGTTTGTAAGACCGATGCTCTCCCGACTGAGCTAACCGCCCGAGAGACGGCGAAATTTAACTTAAACCACCGCCCATGTCAAGATAAATTTGACGGACTCGCAAAAACCCGAAAATCCAGCGGGAATGGGGTCTTCACTGCTTTTGCCTGAACTGTCGCCCGGGGAGACTTCGTCGCCGTTGTTCAACCCCTGCCGGGGTTGGGGTGCTCATCCTGTCATTTTCCATCGACAAAG
This genomic interval from Acidobacteriota bacterium contains the following:
- a CDS encoding cysteine synthase family protein, which translates into the protein MDILKAVGNTSMVRLRRVVPPGCADIVVKLEGENPTGSMKDRMASSVIAAAEADGRLKPGGAVVEYTGGSTGTSLAFVCAARGYRIRIVTSEAFSREKRDHMAALGAELTLVPSEGGLTTKKLILDMIEAARVLSREPGTYWTDQLNNRDSIAGYHPLGEEIWEQTGGAVDAFVHCVGTSASLRGVATVLKRHRPGVRVVAVEPAESAVLGGGQPGPHKIEGVGIGYTPPLWEPSLVDDVLPVTTADAKAMARRLAREEALFAGTSTGANVLAAIRLAERLGPGRTVVTLAGDSGLKYLSTDVYKTP